One window of the Lactococcus lactis genome contains the following:
- a CDS encoding DeoR/GlpR family DNA-binding transcription regulator has product MLANERKRRIVDYLKLKRRATIEELLTLMDCSISTLRRDLNELEKEKSLRRVHGGAELTQDLSEELSISEKTSKNIQEKEEIAQKALSKIKDGDIIFLDAGTTTGILAELINQSHLYLTIVTNSVSHLAKLTDDRLIVYLLGGRVKKVTDAIIGSQALEQLSAYQFNSAFVGANGFDNEHGAMTPDHEEAAIKGLAVKQSQNAFILADSSKLGQMSFVKFANSEEVELITENN; this is encoded by the coding sequence ATGTTAGCAAATGAAAGAAAAAGACGGATTGTTGACTATCTAAAATTAAAAAGAAGAGCAACGATTGAAGAACTTCTTACGTTAATGGATTGCTCTATATCGACGCTTAGGCGAGATTTGAATGAATTGGAAAAAGAAAAATCTTTAAGACGAGTTCATGGTGGTGCAGAACTTACACAAGACTTATCGGAAGAATTAAGTATTTCCGAAAAAACTTCCAAAAACATTCAAGAAAAAGAAGAAATCGCTCAAAAAGCATTATCGAAAATTAAAGATGGGGATATTATTTTTTTAGATGCTGGGACTACAACTGGTATCTTAGCTGAACTTATCAATCAATCTCATCTTTATTTAACGATTGTAACCAACTCTGTCAGTCATTTGGCAAAATTAACAGATGACCGATTAATCGTCTATCTGCTCGGTGGACGAGTGAAAAAGGTAACAGATGCAATAATTGGGAGTCAGGCTTTAGAACAACTTTCTGCTTATCAATTCAATAGTGCTTTTGTTGGAGCTAACGGCTTTGACAATGAACACGGAGCAATGACGCCAGACCATGAAGAAGCAGCAATAAAAGGACTAGCAGTCAAACAAAGCCAGAATGCTTTCATATTAGCCGATTCTTCTAAATTAGGACAAATGAGTTTTGTCAAATTTGCTAATTCTGAAGAAGTTGAATTAATTACCGAGAACAATTAG
- the rapZ gene encoding RNase adapter RapZ has protein sequence MENKLNIVIITGMSGAGKTVAIQSFEDMGYFTVDNMPPNLIEKFVGLLNTPDNKIDKVALVVDMRSRAFFEDIQSIVTELTDNGSVNFKLLFLDANDTELVSRYKETRRSHPLAIDGRTLDGITKEREILADLKNLSEVVIDTSELTPRNLRARILQKFASSTESTFRIEVMSFGFKYGLPLDADLVFDVRFLPNPHYIAELRDKNGTDKEVYDYVMEHPQSEEFYENLMKMLVPILPAYKKEGKSVLTIAFGCTGGQHRSVAFAERVSAALKDKWHLNVSHRDKDRRKETVNRS, from the coding sequence ATGGAGAATAAACTCAATATTGTGATTATTACAGGGATGTCTGGGGCAGGTAAAACGGTTGCCATTCAATCCTTTGAGGACATGGGTTATTTCACGGTAGATAATATGCCACCAAATTTAATTGAAAAATTTGTGGGCCTTTTGAATACACCAGATAATAAGATTGATAAAGTTGCCTTGGTTGTCGATATGCGTTCACGCGCTTTCTTTGAAGATATTCAAAGTATTGTGACTGAATTGACTGATAACGGGTCTGTTAATTTCAAACTTTTATTTTTAGATGCAAATGATACTGAATTGGTTTCAAGATATAAGGAAACTAGAAGAAGTCATCCTCTTGCTATTGATGGTAGAACGCTTGATGGAATTACTAAAGAACGTGAAATTTTAGCTGATTTAAAAAATCTTTCAGAAGTGGTTATTGATACAAGCGAATTGACTCCAAGAAATCTTCGAGCAAGAATTTTACAAAAATTTGCTTCTAGTACGGAATCTACATTTAGAATTGAAGTTATGTCATTTGGATTTAAGTATGGCTTGCCTTTAGATGCCGATTTAGTCTTTGACGTCCGTTTCTTGCCAAATCCGCATTATATTGCTGAATTACGTGATAAAAACGGAACAGATAAAGAAGTTTATGACTATGTTATGGAACATCCACAGTCGGAAGAATTTTATGAAAATTTGATGAAAATGTTAGTTCCAATTCTTCCAGCTTATAAAAAAGAAGGTAAATCAGTTTTAACAATCGCTTTTGGTTGTACGGGTGGTCAACACCGGTCGGTTGCTTTTGCTGAAAGAGTCTCTGCGGCTTTGAAGGATAAATGGCATCTCAATGTCAGTCATAGAGATAAAGACCGTAGAAAGGAAACGGTAAATCGTTCATGA
- the whiA gene encoding DNA-binding protein WhiA encodes MSFTSDVKKELTSNLATTGALLALVRMNGSVGIFNGLTLSITTENAGTAKYIYQMLRELYDVHAEIRVHQKTTLSKNRVYTVFITEGASELLDELSLADSLMLDNGVPEFVKNDEFIKKDYLRGAFLSAGSLHNPEKGEYQLSIASVYQEHAEDLQEIFRDFGLNARVIERKNRWILYLSKAEEIMDFLTLIGAMKARLKFEEAKIMREMRGLANRQSNFENANIAKSVMAAQEAINAIQFLNERKELEQLPENLKEIARVRLENPEATIKELGELLEPPLGKSGVNHRLRKLVEQANELRKIEN; translated from the coding sequence ATGAGTTTCACAAGTGATGTAAAAAAAGAATTAACAAGTAATTTAGCAACAACTGGAGCACTTTTGGCACTTGTCAGAATGAATGGCTCTGTGGGTATTTTTAATGGATTAACTTTATCGATTACGACTGAAAATGCTGGAACTGCTAAATATATTTATCAAATGTTAAGAGAACTCTACGATGTTCATGCTGAAATTCGTGTTCATCAAAAGACTACGCTCTCTAAAAATCGGGTTTATACGGTTTTTATAACTGAGGGTGCGAGTGAATTATTAGATGAATTAAGTTTAGCAGATTCGTTGATGTTGGATAATGGTGTGCCAGAATTTGTTAAAAATGATGAATTTATCAAAAAGGACTATTTACGAGGAGCTTTTTTATCGGCAGGCTCTCTCCATAATCCTGAAAAAGGTGAGTATCAGTTATCAATTGCTAGTGTATATCAGGAACATGCGGAAGATTTACAAGAAATTTTTCGAGATTTTGGTTTAAATGCGCGCGTTATTGAAAGGAAAAATCGCTGGATACTCTATTTATCAAAAGCTGAAGAAATAATGGATTTCTTGACTTTAATTGGAGCGATGAAAGCAAGATTGAAATTTGAAGAGGCGAAGATTATGCGTGAAATGCGTGGTTTAGCTAATCGGCAGTCCAATTTTGAAAATGCTAATATTGCTAAATCAGTTATGGCGGCTCAAGAAGCAATTAATGCTATTCAATTTCTTAATGAGAGAAAAGAATTAGAACAACTTCCAGAGAATTTAAAGGAAATTGCTCGTGTACGTCTAGAAAATCCTGAAGCAACAATTAAAGAGTTGGGAGAGTTGCTTGAACCCCCTTTAGGGAAGTCTGGAGTAAATCACCGACTTAGAAAACTTGTTGAACAAGCTAATGAGTTAAGAAAAATTGAGAATTAA
- a CDS encoding oleate hydratase encodes MRYTNGNYEAFVHPRKPENVDQKSAYIIGAGLAGLATAVFLIRDGQMSGDRIHILEELPLSGGSLDGSFIPHDGFVVRGGREMENHFECLWDLFRTIPSLEVDNASVLDEFYRIDRDDPNSSNCRIIHNRGERVDDDGKFTLSPKAQEEIIKLFMTKEELLVGKTIEVCFTDEFFESNFWLYWCSMFAFEKWHSAIEMRRYIMRFIHHIEGLPDFSALKFTKYNQYESLVKPLISYLKDHGVDFKYGAQVENVEVDFSNGKKVAKAIVFADKKIKELTENDLVFVTNGSITESSTQGSPTQAAPKTSELGGSWKLWQNLAKQSEEFGHPDVFCKDIPKEAWVVSATVTWKNLKIQPYFEKLTHRQLRSGKVVTGGIITVKDSNWLLSFTTHRQPHFKEQNDQETVTWVYGLLSNTPGNYIKKPIEDCTGEEITQELLYHLGMPEEEIEVFVKENTNTIPVYMPFITSYFMLREPGDRPLVVPEQSINLAFLGNFAETERDTVFTTEYSVRTAMEAVYQLLNVDRGVPEVYASAYDLRTLASSAYYLSDKQKLEDLELSFIKKQALKVGLKKIKGTYIEELLEDAGLI; translated from the coding sequence ATGCGTTATACAAATGGAAATTATGAAGCTTTCGTTCACCCAAGAAAACCAGAAAATGTTGATCAAAAATCAGCTTATATTATTGGGGCAGGCCTTGCAGGGCTTGCAACAGCAGTATTTTTAATTCGTGACGGTCAAATGTCAGGGGACCGTATTCATATTTTAGAAGAGTTACCGTTGTCAGGAGGTTCTCTTGACGGTTCCTTTATTCCACATGATGGTTTCGTTGTTCGTGGTGGACGTGAAATGGAAAACCATTTTGAATGTCTTTGGGACTTATTCCGAACAATTCCGTCATTAGAAGTGGACAATGCATCTGTTTTAGATGAATTTTATCGAATTGACCGGGATGACCCAAATTCATCTAACTGTCGTATTATCCATAATCGTGGTGAACGGGTTGATGATGATGGAAAATTTACCCTAAGTCCAAAAGCTCAAGAAGAAATAATCAAATTATTCATGACTAAAGAAGAACTACTTGTAGGTAAAACAATAGAAGTTTGCTTTACTGATGAGTTCTTCGAATCAAATTTTTGGCTTTATTGGTGTTCAATGTTTGCTTTTGAAAAATGGCATTCAGCTATTGAAATGCGTCGTTACATTATGCGTTTCATCCACCATATTGAGGGGTTACCTGATTTTTCTGCCCTAAAATTTACAAAATATAATCAATATGAATCGCTAGTAAAACCATTAATTTCATACTTAAAAGATCATGGAGTTGATTTTAAATATGGAGCACAGGTTGAAAATGTTGAAGTTGACTTTTCAAATGGCAAAAAGGTAGCAAAAGCTATTGTATTTGCTGACAAAAAAATAAAAGAACTGACAGAAAATGACTTAGTTTTTGTCACAAATGGTTCAATTACAGAAAGTTCAACTCAAGGTTCACCAACACAAGCCGCTCCGAAAACTAGTGAACTTGGTGGCTCTTGGAAACTTTGGCAAAATTTAGCTAAACAATCAGAAGAATTTGGACATCCAGATGTTTTTTGTAAGGACATTCCAAAAGAAGCTTGGGTTGTATCAGCAACTGTCACTTGGAAAAATTTAAAGATTCAACCTTATTTTGAAAAATTAACACATCGTCAATTGCGTTCAGGAAAAGTTGTCACAGGAGGAATTATTACTGTTAAAGATTCAAATTGGCTCCTTTCATTTACAACTCACCGCCAACCTCATTTTAAAGAACAAAATGACCAAGAAACAGTAACTTGGGTTTATGGTCTTCTTTCAAATACACCTGGGAACTATATCAAAAAACCAATTGAAGATTGTACAGGTGAAGAAATCACTCAAGAATTACTTTATCATTTAGGAATGCCAGAAGAAGAAATTGAAGTATTTGTTAAAGAAAATACTAATACAATCCCAGTATATATGCCCTTCATTACTTCTTATTTCATGCTTCGTGAACCAGGGGATCGCCCTCTTGTAGTACCTGAACAATCAATCAATTTAGCGTTTTTAGGAAATTTTGCGGAAACTGAGCGTGATACAGTCTTTACAACCGAGTATTCAGTCAGAACTGCGATGGAAGCTGTTTATCAATTATTAAATGTTGATCGCGGTGTTCCGGAAGTCTATGCTTCGGCTTATGATTTACGAACTTTAGCAAGTTCAGCCTACTATCTATCAGATAAGCAAAAATTAGAAGATTTAGAGCTCTCATTTATTAAAAAACAAGCGCTCAAAGTTGGACTTAAGAAAATCAAAGGAACATATATTGAAGAACTTCTAGAAGATGCGGGTCTGATTTAA
- a CDS encoding PTS fructose transporter subunit IIABC, protein MEIKDLLKTEVMILDLQATSKEAVIDEMVNKLVSEGYVNDFATFKAGIMAREAQTSTGLGDGIAMPHSKNTAVNEPVVLFAKSKVGVDYAALDGQPVNLFFMIAAPDGANDTHLEALAQLSTYLLKDGFQDRLRKVEYPREVIQLFSEKQEEIKTVENAEHYIVAVTACTTGIAHTYMAEEALKKQALEMGVGIKVETNGARGIDNKLSAADIQKADAVIVAADKKVEMNRFAGKEMVQVPVAHAIRDTEELINRALSGKAPIYEADGSDEVKEESSGGLGKAFYKHLMGGVSAMLPFVVGGGILIALAFLIDQAMGVPQSQLANLGVYHPLAAYFKNVGGAAFAFMLPVLAGFIANSIADKPGLVAGFVAGSMASSGLAFGHLDPAKMIPSGFLGALVGGFLAGGVIILLRKAFAKLPRSLDGIKAILIYPLVGTFITGFLMLFVNIPMAAINTGLSNFLASLSGASALVLGLVVGGMMAIDLGGPINKAAYIFATGTLAATVSTGGSVTMAAVMAGGMVPPLATTVAVILFKNKFTKEERNAGLTNIVMGLSFITEGSIPFGASDPARAIPSFMIGAAVAGGLTGMANIKLMAPHGGVFVLALTNNPLLYLLFILIGAIVSGLLFGALKKAK, encoded by the coding sequence ATGGAAATAAAAGATTTACTTAAAACAGAGGTTATGATTCTTGACCTCCAAGCAACTAGCAAAGAAGCCGTTATTGATGAAATGGTCAATAAATTAGTTTCTGAAGGTTATGTCAATGATTTCGCAACTTTTAAAGCAGGAATTATGGCCCGTGAGGCACAGACTTCAACCGGACTTGGCGACGGAATTGCAATGCCTCACAGTAAAAATACAGCGGTAAATGAGCCAGTCGTTCTTTTCGCAAAATCAAAAGTTGGTGTTGACTATGCCGCATTAGATGGACAACCTGTCAATCTTTTCTTCATGATAGCAGCACCAGATGGTGCTAATGATACTCACTTGGAAGCTTTAGCACAACTTTCAACTTATCTTCTTAAAGACGGTTTCCAAGATCGTTTGAGAAAAGTTGAGTATCCAAGAGAGGTCATTCAGCTTTTTTCTGAAAAACAAGAAGAAATTAAGACTGTTGAAAATGCTGAACATTATATTGTAGCTGTAACGGCTTGTACAACGGGTATTGCTCATACTTATATGGCTGAAGAAGCGCTTAAAAAACAAGCCTTGGAAATGGGCGTTGGAATTAAAGTTGAAACCAATGGTGCGCGTGGAATTGATAATAAATTAAGTGCAGCTGATATCCAAAAAGCAGATGCTGTTATTGTGGCTGCGGATAAGAAAGTTGAAATGAATCGTTTTGCTGGTAAAGAAATGGTTCAAGTTCCAGTTGCACATGCCATCCGAGATACGGAAGAATTAATTAATCGTGCACTTTCAGGTAAAGCACCAATCTATGAAGCAGACGGATCTGATGAAGTAAAAGAAGAATCATCTGGTGGATTAGGAAAAGCATTCTATAAACACTTAATGGGTGGGGTTTCTGCAATGCTTCCATTCGTTGTTGGTGGTGGGATACTTATTGCTCTTGCTTTCTTGATTGACCAAGCAATGGGAGTTCCTCAAAGTCAATTGGCTAATCTAGGAGTTTATCATCCTTTAGCAGCTTACTTTAAAAATGTTGGTGGTGCAGCTTTTGCCTTTATGTTACCTGTTCTAGCTGGTTTCATTGCCAACTCTATTGCTGATAAACCTGGTTTAGTTGCTGGTTTTGTCGCTGGTTCTATGGCATCTTCTGGTCTTGCATTTGGTCATTTAGATCCTGCTAAAATGATTCCGTCTGGTTTCTTAGGAGCCCTAGTTGGTGGTTTCCTTGCCGGTGGTGTCATTATCCTTTTACGTAAAGCTTTTGCAAAACTTCCTCGTTCACTTGATGGAATTAAAGCTATCTTGATTTATCCATTAGTTGGAACATTTATTACAGGTTTCCTAATGCTCTTTGTCAATATCCCAATGGCAGCAATTAATACCGGTCTCTCTAACTTCTTAGCGAGTCTATCAGGAGCATCTGCCCTTGTACTTGGTTTAGTTGTTGGTGGAATGATGGCTATTGACCTTGGGGGTCCAATTAACAAAGCTGCTTATATCTTTGCAACTGGTACTTTAGCAGCAACAGTTTCAACTGGTGGTTCAGTAACAATGGCTGCCGTTATGGCTGGTGGGATGGTTCCACCACTCGCAACTACAGTCGCTGTTATCTTGTTTAAAAATAAATTTACTAAAGAAGAACGCAATGCTGGTTTGACAAATATCGTTATGGGACTTTCATTCATCACTGAAGGGTCAATTCCGTTTGGTGCATCTGACCCCGCACGCGCAATTCCATCATTTATGATTGGAGCAGCAGTAGCCGGTGGTTTGACTGGTATGGCAAACATTAAATTGATGGCACCACATGGTGGAGTCTTCGTTCTCGCTTTGACAAACAATCCTTTACTTTATCTCTTGTTCATCTTGATTGGCGCAATTGTTTCAGGCCTATTATTTGGTGCATTGAAAAAAGCAAAATAA
- a CDS encoding M20 peptidase aminoacylase family protein, whose protein sequence is MIEENLYQELVEIRHYLHAHPEISEKEVETTKFIRQKLADWQIEIIDSQLKTGLVAKIGSGKPIIALRADIDALPILEETGLEFSSVNKGAMRACGHDLHMTSLLGAAKILKEKESQFSGTIKLIFQPAEEIGEGAKEVLKTGLVSDVQAFIGYHNMPTLSAGVIGLREGGVMAAVERFEILIRGQGSLAAYPQEGQDLILASAAIVQNLQQIVSRNISPLRAAVVSVTHIEAGNTWNVLPNNARLEGTIRTFDNEVRSLTKRRFSQIIEATAKAYDVELEIKWLMEADLTFNDFELTDVIRKRTEQWHDKVVYPEPSSAGEDFANYQKRAPSVFAFIGSNEQGASGLHFADMVVQDETLKVAVDYYLESAHQLLEHFK, encoded by the coding sequence ATGATTGAAGAAAATTTATACCAAGAGCTTGTTGAAATTAGACATTATCTTCATGCCCATCCCGAAATATCAGAAAAAGAAGTTGAAACGACAAAATTTATTCGTCAAAAATTAGCAGATTGGCAAATTGAAATAATAGATAGTCAGCTTAAAACAGGACTTGTTGCAAAAATTGGCTCAGGAAAACCGATTATTGCGCTAAGAGCAGATATTGACGCCTTACCTATTCTAGAAGAAACAGGATTAGAATTTTCCTCTGTAAACAAAGGAGCAATGCGTGCTTGTGGTCATGACTTACATATGACTAGTCTTTTAGGAGCTGCTAAAATTCTAAAAGAGAAGGAAAGTCAGTTTAGTGGGACAATCAAACTTATATTTCAACCTGCCGAAGAAATTGGCGAAGGAGCCAAAGAAGTTCTAAAAACAGGATTAGTTTCAGATGTTCAAGCTTTCATTGGCTACCATAATATGCCTACTTTGTCAGCTGGAGTAATTGGCTTACGTGAGGGTGGAGTAATGGCAGCCGTTGAACGTTTTGAAATTTTAATAAGAGGTCAAGGAAGTCTTGCGGCATATCCGCAAGAAGGTCAAGATTTGATTTTAGCTAGTGCTGCGATCGTTCAAAATCTACAACAAATTGTTTCTAGAAATATTTCACCACTGAGAGCTGCTGTTGTATCTGTCACACACATTGAAGCCGGAAATACTTGGAATGTTTTACCAAACAATGCCCGCTTAGAAGGGACAATAAGAACTTTTGACAATGAAGTACGTTCCTTAACAAAGAGAAGATTCAGTCAAATTATCGAGGCCACTGCAAAAGCTTATGATGTTGAACTAGAGATTAAATGGTTAATGGAAGCGGACCTCACGTTCAACGATTTCGAGTTGACAGATGTTATCAGGAAAAGAACCGAGCAATGGCATGATAAAGTGGTATATCCAGAGCCATCAAGTGCGGGGGAAGACTTTGCTAATTATCAAAAGCGAGCTCCAAGTGTCTTTGCTTTTATAGGTTCAAATGAACAAGGGGCCTCTGGACTTCATTTTGCTGATATGGTCGTTCAAGATGAAACTCTAAAAGTTGCTGTTGACTACTATTTGGAAAGCGCTCATCAATTACTTGAACATTTTAAATAA
- the cls gene encoding cardiolipin synthase codes for MSFIALFELALFFLNVILSFVIIFRERKSTAATWSWLFVVNLLPIIGFILYLLIGRGISHYRIFKDRKRFQLGFEKQLEHAEKSYTDRLFIKKMRQNHVIGQLIHMLYVEEKSIISTNTGVKIFNDGRQKFNALIEDINKAKHHVHMEYYIFRMDRMGHEIYDALLAAAKRGVEVKLLIDAWGSNKSKMSNFKELQEAGGHVAQFFPLIMPLVNPRTNYRLYRKIVVIDGIIGYTGGFNVGDEYASITKKFGYWRDNHLRLTGDIVYSLQHRFILDWNSQHHFEVTEGEPYFPDSIVEGHVATQLVTSGPDEDKEQIKLTYMKMISGAEREIIIQTPYYIPSDALHESIKLALLSGVQVKLLIPNKPDHPLVYWATYFHAADLVKYGAKVYTYENGFVHSKTLIIDGEYASVGSANLDYRSLQLCFEANVVIYDYDISQKLRNDFMKDLKLSRPLTLERYEERSKLVRFKEGLARLIAPML; via the coding sequence TTGAGTTTTATTGCACTTTTTGAGCTGGCGCTTTTTTTCCTTAATGTTATATTATCCTTTGTCATTATTTTTAGGGAAAGAAAATCAACAGCGGCAACTTGGTCATGGCTCTTTGTAGTTAATTTACTGCCTATCATAGGCTTTATTTTATATTTACTCATTGGACGTGGCATTTCGCATTATCGTATTTTTAAAGACCGAAAAAGGTTTCAGTTGGGTTTTGAAAAACAATTAGAACATGCTGAAAAATCTTACACAGATCGATTATTTATTAAAAAAATGAGACAAAATCATGTAATTGGTCAGTTGATTCATATGCTTTATGTTGAAGAAAAATCAATTATTTCAACAAATACTGGTGTGAAAATCTTCAATGATGGACGTCAGAAATTTAATGCTCTGATTGAGGATATTAATAAAGCAAAACATCATGTTCATATGGAATATTATATTTTTCGGATGGATCGAATGGGTCATGAAATCTATGATGCTTTACTTGCAGCTGCAAAACGAGGAGTCGAAGTTAAACTTTTAATTGACGCTTGGGGTTCAAATAAATCAAAAATGTCTAATTTTAAAGAACTTCAGGAGGCTGGTGGGCATGTAGCGCAATTTTTTCCATTAATTATGCCTTTAGTTAATCCACGAACAAACTATCGTTTATACCGTAAAATTGTAGTTATTGATGGAATTATTGGATACACGGGTGGATTTAATGTTGGTGATGAATATGCTTCAATTACAAAGAAATTTGGCTATTGGCGTGACAATCATTTACGTTTGACTGGTGATATTGTTTATAGCCTACAACATCGTTTTATTTTAGACTGGAATTCTCAACATCATTTTGAAGTGACCGAGGGAGAGCCTTATTTCCCAGATTCGATTGTTGAAGGTCATGTAGCGACTCAACTTGTGACTTCGGGACCAGATGAGGACAAGGAGCAAATCAAATTAACTTACATGAAGATGATTTCGGGTGCAGAGCGAGAAATTATCATTCAAACCCCTTATTATATTCCGTCTGATGCTTTACATGAATCTATAAAATTAGCATTGTTATCGGGTGTACAGGTTAAATTATTGATTCCAAATAAGCCGGACCATCCACTGGTTTATTGGGCGACTTATTTCCATGCTGCTGATTTAGTTAAATATGGCGCGAAAGTTTATACTTACGAAAATGGATTTGTTCACTCTAAAACATTAATTATTGATGGAGAGTATGCCTCAGTTGGGTCAGCTAATTTAGATTATCGAAGTTTGCAATTATGTTTTGAAGCTAATGTTGTTATCTATGATTATGACATTTCTCAAAAATTACGAAATGATTTTATGAAGGATTTGAAATTGAGTCGTCCATTAACTTTAGAGCGTTATGAAGAACGTTCTAAGTTAGTTCGTTTTAAAGAAGGTTTAGCTCGTTTAATTGCACCAATGCTCTGA
- the pfkB gene encoding 1-phosphofructokinase — translation MIYTVTLNPALDYFMNYEELALGEVNRTGKTQISAGGKGIMESRMLSLVGAKSKALGFLGGFSGQYIKDFLNENQIDSDFTEIEDLTRINVKLKSQENETSLDAAGPKLQESEINHFLEKFDHLKEDDIVVFAGTIPKSLGEDFYERLIAKVQKQKATFVMDVDGQKLLDSLPAHPLLIKPNREELEAIFETSFKNNEQIIPYGQKLLEMGAQNVIVSMAGDGALLFTNEKVYFAQGIKGELKNSIGAGDSTVAGFLAEYSQSKDPLLAFRQAIACGTSKAFSDDMPSRAFLEEIYKKVNISEVK, via the coding sequence ATGATTTATACAGTAACACTCAACCCAGCACTTGACTACTTCATGAATTATGAAGAGTTAGCACTTGGTGAGGTGAACCGAACAGGGAAAACACAGATTTCAGCAGGTGGTAAAGGAATTATGGAAAGTCGCATGCTAAGTCTTGTAGGTGCCAAAAGCAAGGCACTAGGCTTTCTAGGTGGATTTTCTGGTCAATATATTAAAGATTTCTTAAATGAGAATCAGATTGATTCGGATTTCACAGAAATAGAAGATTTGACAAGAATTAATGTCAAGCTGAAAAGTCAGGAAAACGAAACAAGTCTTGATGCGGCTGGACCAAAACTTCAAGAAAGTGAAATTAATCATTTTCTTGAAAAATTTGATCATTTGAAAGAAGATGATATCGTTGTCTTTGCAGGTACAATCCCTAAAAGTCTTGGTGAAGATTTCTATGAGCGTTTGATTGCTAAAGTCCAAAAGCAAAAAGCAACTTTTGTCATGGATGTTGATGGTCAAAAATTACTTGATTCGCTTCCTGCTCATCCCCTACTCATTAAACCAAACCGAGAAGAACTAGAAGCAATCTTTGAAACAAGCTTCAAAAATAATGAGCAAATCATTCCTTATGGTCAAAAACTTTTAGAAATGGGTGCTCAAAATGTTATCGTATCAATGGCTGGTGATGGAGCACTCCTCTTTACAAATGAGAAAGTTTATTTTGCTCAAGGGATTAAAGGAGAGTTAAAAAATTCTATTGGTGCTGGTGATTCGACCGTTGCAGGATTTTTAGCTGAATATAGCCAGTCTAAAGACCCGCTATTAGCATTTAGACAAGCAATCGCTTGTGGAACTTCAAAGGCATTCTCAGATGATATGCCAAGCCGAGCATTTTTGGAAGAAATTTATAAAAAAGTTAATATTTCAGAGGTGAAATGA
- a CDS encoding gluconeogenesis factor YvcK family protein: MSNPKVVVIGGGTGIPVVLKALRKEKIDLTAIVTVADDGGSSGRIRSAVNIAPPGDLRNVLIAMSDMPKFYADILQYRFDKSDGELAGHPLGNLIIAAVSEMQGSTYRAIQTLAQFFHVEGKIYPSSDAALTLHAVFKDGHEVLGESHIASYKGLIDHVYLTQTASGDSPVASKNVVKSIMEADTIVLGPGSLFTSILPNIVIPEICEALWKTSAKIVYVCNIMTQRGETERFSDADHVRVLNEHIGAKVIDTVLVNIQEVPEEYMNTNKFDEYLVQVDHDFEALKAEEVNVISNNFLELRDGGAFHNGEAVAKEIVAISQRQEFRH; the protein is encoded by the coding sequence ATGAGCAATCCAAAAGTTGTAGTTATTGGTGGAGGAACTGGAATTCCAGTTGTCTTAAAAGCACTTCGTAAAGAAAAAATTGATTTAACGGCTATTGTAACTGTGGCAGACGATGGTGGGTCTTCTGGGCGAATTCGTTCAGCGGTGAATATTGCACCGCCAGGTGATTTGCGTAATGTATTGATTGCCATGTCAGATATGCCCAAGTTTTATGCTGATATTTTACAATATCGTTTTGATAAATCTGATGGTGAATTAGCTGGTCATCCTCTGGGTAATCTAATTATTGCAGCAGTTTCTGAAATGCAGGGTTCAACTTATCGTGCAATTCAAACATTAGCTCAATTTTTTCATGTGGAAGGGAAAATTTATCCTTCGTCTGATGCCGCGTTGACCTTACATGCTGTTTTTAAGGATGGTCATGAGGTCTTAGGTGAAAGTCATATTGCTAGCTATAAGGGATTGATTGACCATGTTTATTTAACTCAAACAGCTAGTGGTGATAGTCCAGTTGCGTCCAAAAATGTAGTGAAATCAATTATGGAAGCAGATACCATTGTCTTGGGACCTGGCTCACTTTTTACTTCGATTTTACCTAATATCGTTATTCCAGAAATCTGCGAGGCTCTTTGGAAAACCTCGGCTAAAATTGTCTATGTTTGTAATATCATGACTCAGCGTGGGGAAACAGAACGTTTTTCAGATGCTGACCATGTTCGAGTATTAAATGAACATATTGGGGCAAAAGTGATTGATACTGTCTTGGTGAATATTCAAGAAGTTCCTGAAGAATACATGAATACGAATAAATTTGATGAATATCTGGTTCAAGTTGACCATGATTTTGAGGCATTAAAAGCAGAAGAGGTCAACGTTATCTCTAATAACTTCCTTGAACTTCGTGACGGCGGAGCCTTTCATAATGGTGAAGCTGTTGCTAAAGAAATTGTCGCAATTTCACAAAGGCAAGAGTTTAGACATTAA